A window of Nitrosopumilus sp. b3 contains these coding sequences:
- the larC gene encoding nickel pincer cofactor biosynthesis protein LarC has translation MVVVIDPQVAGISGDMLLSSLVDLGADKTRIINGIKDSEKFLSNSTINKIDFQTIQKHGINCQQLILEINEEPHERKGSEIKKAISDSTKALGLSDKSQVFAESCINTLISSESKIHGIPEDSVHFHEASSIDTLVDIVGVSIALEDLGLFDEKIICLPVSVGGGTVTFSHGTMSNPASAILEIFKKSNLIVKGNNAKEELTTPTGACILVNMTDIAMEYYPSMKIDSIGYGAGQKNFETFSNSLKIIRGSNNNFDVDSVKILETNVDDVSGEILGNLIEKIMTKGAKDVSIYHGITKKGRPTNLVSVICNDENVDTIVDTLVLETGTLGVRISDSNRFIVPRTIHELSLILDGHSFKVNYKKSTFKGKTDFKIEFDDLKKISEILDKPIKEIESLLRKEIERLGNST, from the coding sequence ATGGTTGTTGTGATTGATCCTCAGGTTGCTGGAATCTCTGGTGACATGCTTTTATCCTCATTAGTTGATTTAGGTGCTGATAAAACAAGAATAATCAACGGAATAAAGGACTCTGAAAAATTCCTTTCAAATTCTACAATTAATAAAATTGATTTTCAAACAATTCAGAAACATGGGATAAATTGTCAACAATTGATTTTAGAAATTAATGAAGAACCTCATGAACGAAAAGGATCAGAAATTAAAAAGGCTATTTCTGATTCAACTAAAGCATTGGGCTTATCCGATAAATCCCAAGTTTTTGCAGAATCTTGTATCAATACTCTTATCTCCTCTGAATCTAAAATTCATGGAATTCCTGAAGACTCGGTTCATTTTCATGAAGCCTCAAGTATTGATACCCTTGTTGACATTGTAGGTGTTTCAATTGCCTTGGAAGATTTGGGTTTGTTTGATGAGAAAATAATATGTCTGCCTGTTTCTGTTGGCGGCGGAACCGTGACTTTTTCACATGGAACTATGTCTAATCCAGCAAGTGCTATTCTTGAGATCTTTAAAAAATCAAATTTAATAGTCAAAGGAAATAATGCTAAAGAAGAACTTACCACTCCTACGGGAGCATGTATTTTAGTAAATATGACTGATATTGCTATGGAGTATTACCCTTCTATGAAAATCGATTCAATTGGTTATGGTGCAGGTCAAAAAAATTTTGAAACTTTTTCAAATTCTTTGAAAATTATTCGTGGCTCAAACAATAATTTTGATGTTGATTCTGTAAAGATACTTGAAACAAACGTGGATGATGTGTCTGGTGAGATACTTGGAAATCTCATTGAAAAAATTATGACTAAAGGTGCAAAAGATGTTTCAATATATCATGGAATTACAAAAAAAGGAAGACCAACAAATCTTGTATCTGTCATATGTAATGATGAAAATGTAGATACTATTGTTGACACCTTGGTGTTAGAAACAGGAACTTTGGGGGTTAGAATCTCAGATTCCAATAGATTCATTGTTCCCAGAACAATTCATGAACTCTCATTAATTTTGGATGGTCACTCTTTCAAAGTAAATTACAAAAAATCTACCTTTAAAGGAAAAACTGATTTTAAAATAGAATTTGATGACCTGAAGAAAATATCAGAAATTCTTGATAAACCAATTAAAGAAATAGAATCATTACTTAGAAAAGAAATTGAGAGACTTGGGAATTCCACATGA
- the larE gene encoding ATP-dependent sacrificial sulfur transferase LarE: MTDLDELVNWFDEKNKVMVALSGGVDSALVAFAAFQKLGKSAIAVTADYKTLSEEELQTSRDVCSEIGIEQLFLDYDELENEDFTKNDSNRCFHCRMELGDHLIELAKEHNVQTIVDGTNLDDLGDYRPGIEALKQYGIRSPLVETGFTKSKVRETAKFIGLSVFDRPSNSCLASRIPWGQRVTAEKLTRIEFGETIVKQLTKLKQVRVRDLNGSAKIEVDKEMISVFDESVFKQISEKLKLIGFSTVEIDPEGYKPGKINVIAD, encoded by the coding sequence ATGACAGATCTTGATGAACTCGTCAATTGGTTTGATGAGAAAAATAAGGTGATGGTAGCACTTTCTGGTGGTGTTGATAGCGCACTTGTGGCTTTTGCTGCTTTTCAAAAATTAGGAAAATCTGCAATTGCTGTTACTGCTGATTACAAAACATTGTCTGAGGAAGAACTACAAACATCTAGAGATGTCTGCTCTGAGATAGGAATTGAGCAACTCTTTTTGGATTATGATGAATTAGAGAATGAAGATTTTACAAAAAATGATTCCAATCGATGCTTTCACTGTAGAATGGAACTGGGCGATCATCTAATTGAATTGGCAAAAGAACATAATGTCCAGACTATTGTAGATGGTACAAATCTTGATGATTTGGGTGATTATCGACCTGGAATTGAGGCGTTAAAACAATATGGAATAAGGAGCCCCCTTGTGGAAACAGGATTCACTAAATCTAAAGTTAGAGAAACTGCAAAATTTATTGGACTATCTGTATTTGATAGACCATCAAATTCTTGTCTTGCCTCTAGGATTCCTTGGGGGCAAAGAGTAACAGCAGAAAAACTCACTAGGATAGAATTTGGTGAAACAATCGTCAAACAACTAACAAAATTAAAACAAGTTCGAGTTCGAGATCTAAATGGTTCGGCCAAAATTGAAGTTGACAAAGAAATGATATCTGTTTTTGATGAATCTGTTTTCAAGCAAATTTCTGAAAAACTCAAACTAATTGGATTTAGTACAGTTGAAATTGATCCGGAAGGATATAAACCAGGAAAAATCAATGTGATTGCAGATTGA
- a CDS encoding cysteine desulfurase family protein, translated as MIYLDNAASTKIHEDVLETMLPYLKEQYGNPSSIHRYGRLSHKAIEKARKQIAFLINAEPSEILITSGGTESNNTALRGVAMKNPSSQIITSSIEHDAILEPCKKLSQSGFDIDYLPVDSFGMVDILELKNHISDKTCLVSIMFGNNEVGTIQQISEIAKICNEKKIPFHTDAVQAVGKIPIDVKKLGIDLLSISSHKLYGPKGIGALFIKNGISIDPVILGGGQENGLRSGTENVANIVGFGKACEIAQSHLDENMFNMKKLRDYMIKKVLDDIPQVTLNGHSESRLPNNIHFTFLGVNGEDLIIKLDEFGIAASTGSACSVNTQKASHVLESMGFSLEQITGSLRLTLGIFNNKDEIDETVEVLKKVVKELRSVSPFKEKYSFGLT; from the coding sequence TTGATTTATCTTGACAATGCTGCATCCACTAAAATTCATGAGGATGTTTTAGAAACGATGCTTCCTTACCTCAAAGAACAATATGGTAATCCATCATCTATTCATCGTTACGGGCGATTATCACACAAAGCAATAGAAAAGGCAAGAAAACAGATTGCCTTTTTAATAAATGCTGAACCTTCTGAAATCCTTATTACTTCAGGAGGTACCGAATCCAATAATACTGCACTAAGGGGGGTGGCGATGAAAAACCCATCATCTCAGATTATCACATCTTCAATTGAACATGATGCAATTTTAGAGCCTTGCAAAAAATTATCTCAAAGTGGATTTGATATTGATTATCTTCCAGTTGATTCATTTGGGATGGTAGATATCTTGGAACTTAAAAATCACATTTCTGATAAAACTTGTCTTGTTTCCATTATGTTTGGAAACAATGAGGTGGGAACTATTCAACAAATCTCCGAAATTGCAAAAATTTGTAATGAAAAAAAAATCCCATTTCATACTGATGCTGTTCAGGCAGTTGGTAAAATTCCAATTGATGTCAAAAAATTAGGTATAGATTTACTGTCGATTTCATCTCATAAACTCTATGGACCTAAAGGAATAGGAGCGTTATTTATCAAGAATGGGATTTCCATTGATCCTGTTATTTTAGGCGGTGGACAAGAAAATGGTTTGCGCTCTGGAACTGAAAATGTTGCAAATATTGTTGGATTTGGAAAAGCATGTGAAATTGCACAATCCCATTTAGATGAAAATATGTTCAATATGAAAAAACTGCGAGATTATATGATTAAAAAAGTGTTAGATGACATACCTCAAGTAACTCTAAATGGACATTCTGAATCAAGATTGCCCAATAATATTCATTTTACATTTCTTGGTGTTAATGGAGAAGACTTGATCATAAAACTTGATGAATTTGGAATTGCAGCATCCACTGGGTCAGCATGTTCTGTAAATACCCAAAAAGCTTCACATGTTTTAGAATCTATGGGGTTTTCACTAGAACAAATTACTGGTTCATTGCGATTAACACTTGGGATTTTTAATAATAAAGATGAAATTGATGAAACCGTTGAGGTACTCAAGAAAGTTGTCAAAGAACTTCGTTCAGTTTCACCATTCAAAGAAAAATATTCTTTTGGTTTAACCTAA